From one Papio anubis isolate 15944 chromosome 12, Panubis1.0, whole genome shotgun sequence genomic stretch:
- the OLFR575 gene encoding olfactory receptor 575: MHLPNSSEIEITTFFLIGMPGLEHAHVWISVPICLMYLVAILGNCTILFVIRTEPSLHAPMYYFLSMLAVSDLGLSFSSLPTMLRIFVFNATGISPNACFAQEFFIHGFTDMESSVLLVMSFDRFLAIRNPLRYGSILTSARVAKMGLVFLIKSMLLVLPFPFTLKRLTYCRKSLLSHSYCLHQDVRKLACSDNTVNFFYGFFLALCMMSESVLIAVSYVFILKMVMGIGSHRQQLKALNTCVSHICAVLIFYVPIIALASMHRFGKHESPVAMILIADAFLLVPPLMNPIVYCVKTQQIHQKVLEKLGLQQQSQ; this comes from the coding sequence ATGCACCTTCCCAATTCTTCTGAAATTGAGATTACCACCTTCTTTCTGATTGGAATGCCAGGGTTGGAGCATGCTCATGTATGGATCTCTGTCCCCATCTGCCTCATGTATTTGGTAGCCATCCTAGGCAATTGCACAATCCTGTTTGTTATCAGGACTGAGCCCTCACTCCATGCACCCATGTActatttcctttccatgttggcTGTCTCTGACCTGGGCCTGTCCTTCTCCTCCCTACCCACTATGCTAAGGATCTTTGTATTCAATGCCACGGGAATCTCCCCAAATGCTTGCTTTGCTCAAGAATTCTTTATTCATGGATTCACAGATATGGAGTCCTCAGTGCTTCTGGTCATGTCTTTTGACCGCTTTTTGGCCATACGCAACCCTCTGAGGTACGGCTCTATCCTCACCAGTGCCAGAGTTGCCAAAATGGGGCTGGTGTTTCTCATTAAAAGCATGCTCTTAGTACTCCCATTTCCTTTCACTCTTAAAAGGTTGACATACTGTAGGAAAAGCCTACTCTCTCATTCCTATTGTCTCCATCAGGATGTCAGGAAGCTGGCCTGCTCCGACAACACAGTCAACTTCTTCTATGGTTTCTTTCTTGCCCTCTGTATGATGTCAGAAAGTGTGTTGATTGCTGTGTCTTATGTGTTCATCCTGAAGATGGTCATGGGAATTGGATCCCATAGGCAGCAGCTCAAGGCCCTCAACACCTGTGTCTCCCATATCTGTGCTGTGCTTATCTTCTATGTACCCATCATTGCTTTGGCATCCATGCACCGCTTTGGCAAGCACGAATCCCCAGTGGCCATGATCCTCATTGCTGATGCTTTCTTGCTAGTGCCACCTCTTATGAACCCCATTGTATActgtgtgaagacacagcaaatTCATCAAAAGGTTTTGGAAAAACTGGGTCTACAACAACAGTCTCAGTAA
- the OR51A7 gene encoding olfactory receptor 51A7 (The RefSeq protein has 1 substitution compared to this genomic sequence): MYLVAIMGNCTILFIIKTEPLLHEPMYYFLTMLAVSDMGLSLSSLPTMLRIFLFNAMGISPDACFVQEFFIHGSTLMESSVLLIMPLDRFIAIYNPLRYSSILTSNRLAKMGLILAIRSILLMLPFPFTLRRLKYCQKNLLLTYCLHQDTMKLACSDNKTNVIYGFFVALCTMLDLALIVLSYVLILKTILSIASLAERLKALNTCVFHICAVLTFYVPIITLAAIHRFAKHKSPLVVILIVDMFLLVPSLMNLIVYCVKT, encoded by the coding sequence ATGTACCTGCTTGCCATCATGGGCAACTGCACCATTCTCTTTATCATAAAGACAGAGCCCTTGCTTCATGAGCCCATGTATTATTTCCTTACCATGTTGGCTGTCTCTGACATGGGCCTGTCCCTGTCCTCTCTTCCTACCATGTTGAGGATCTTCTTGTTCAATGCCATGGGAATTTCACCTGATGCCTGCTTTGTTCAAGAATTCTTCATTCATGGATCCACTCTCATGGAATCTTCAGTACTTCTAATTATGCCTTTGGACCGCTTTATTGCCATTTACAATCCCTTAAGATACAGTTCTATCCTCACTAGCAACAGGCTTGCTAAAATGGGACTTATTTTAGCCATTAGGAGCATTCTCTTAATGCTTCCATTTCCCTTCACTCTAAGGAGATTAAAATATTGTCAAAAGAATCTTCTTTTGACATACTGTCTTCATCAGGATACCATGAAGCTGGCCTGCTCTGACAACAAGACCAATGTCATCTATGGCTTTTTCGTTGCTCTCTGTACTATGCTGGACTTGGCATTGATTGTTTTGTCTTATGTGCTGATCTTGAAGACTATACTCAGCATTGCATCTTTGGCAGAGAGGCTTAAAGCCCTAAATACCTGTGTCTTCCACATCTGTGCTGTGCTCACCTTCTATGTGCCCATCATCACCCTGGCTGCCATACATCGCTTTGCCAAGCACAAAAGCCCTCTTGTTGTGATCCTTATTGTAGATATGTTCTTGTTGGTGCCGTCCCTTATGAATCTCATTGTGTACTGTGTAAAGACTTGA